A single window of Acidobacteriota bacterium DNA harbors:
- a CDS encoding TIGR00282 family metallophosphoesterase: MQDNILNVLFIGDVVGRPGRRLLREFIPPLKKEFSIDLVIANGENLAGGFGLTSEKAYEIISYGVDVITSGNHVWDKKEALDLLEQDPRILRPANYPKRAPGRGVFLWKDSNEKPVGILNLQGRIFMEPIDCPFESAVREIEILKEKTSVIIVDFHGEATSEKVAIGWFLDGKVSAVIGTHTHIPTADERILPKGTAYITDVGMVGAKDSVIGIKREDAITRFLYGIPHRFEIEKGKSIFWAVVIRIDRNTGKSVEIKRIFREEI, translated from the coding sequence ATGCAAGATAACATTCTCAATGTTCTTTTCATCGGGGATGTAGTTGGAAGACCAGGGAGAAGGTTACTAAGAGAATTCATACCTCCATTAAAAAAAGAATTCTCCATCGATTTGGTAATTGCAAATGGAGAAAATTTAGCTGGAGGCTTTGGCCTAACAAGTGAAAAGGCCTATGAAATAATCAGCTATGGAGTAGATGTGATAACTTCGGGAAATCATGTATGGGATAAAAAAGAAGCACTCGATCTTCTGGAACAAGATCCAAGAATATTAAGACCAGCCAATTATCCTAAAAGAGCACCTGGAAGAGGGGTTTTTTTATGGAAAGATTCCAATGAAAAGCCAGTAGGAATTCTGAACCTTCAGGGAAGAATCTTCATGGAGCCAATTGACTGTCCTTTTGAATCAGCTGTTAGGGAAATCGAAATACTCAAAGAAAAAACATCCGTGATAATTGTTGATTTCCATGGAGAAGCGACTTCTGAAAAAGTTGCGATTGGATGGTTTCTCGATGGAAAAGTATCTGCTGTAATAGGAACTCATACCCATATTCCAACAGCAGATGAAAGGATACTCCCAAAGGGAACTGCTTACATAACTGATGTGGGAATGGTAGGAGCAAAAGATTCTGTGATAGGAATAAAAAGAGAAGATGCAATTACCCGTTTCCTTTATGGAATTCCTCATAGATTCGAAATAGAAAAAGGGAAAAGCATATTCTGGGCTGTAGTAATTAGAATAGATCGAAATACAGGAAAATCTGTTGAAATTAAAAGAATCTTTCGCGAGGAAATATAA
- the rny gene encoding ribonuclease Y encodes MNLNITLIAIGGLTLIFMGLFTFLLLKTKSLKKGLKKAEEEISVTKEEARKEAERIKREAEIETKEKLINLKSEFERQTRDKRNKLNEMERRLLHKEETLEKKSFVLESREREISKRERELYSKERSIEDQKKRYDELISQEIKELEKISGLTQEEAKKLLISKIESDARHEASQIIKSIEEEIKETANLQAKKILSLAIQKTASEHVVESTITIVDLPSDEMKGRIIGREGRNIRALEMCTGVDLIVDDTPESVTISSFDPIRREIARISLDRLILDGRIHPARIEEVVEKVKEEFEEKIKQEGETVILEFGLKDIHPELVKLLGKLKYRTSYGQNVLNHSKEVAYLSAFMAAELRANSQIALRAGLLHDIGKAIDREIEGTHTELSVELAKKYGENEEIVKAIASHHQEVEFPSIEAVLVQAADSLSAARPGARRELLENYIKRLEKLEEIGKSFDGVSKCYALQAGREVRIIVESQRVNDEGAIFLSREIAKRIKSELEFPGQIKVTVIREMRAVEYAR; translated from the coding sequence ATGAATTTAAATATAACATTAATTGCCATTGGAGGTTTAACCCTAATTTTTATGGGTTTATTTACATTCCTTCTATTGAAAACAAAATCTCTAAAGAAGGGACTTAAAAAAGCAGAGGAAGAAATTTCAGTCACAAAAGAAGAAGCAAGAAAAGAAGCTGAAAGAATTAAAAGAGAAGCAGAAATTGAAACGAAAGAAAAATTGATAAATTTGAAATCGGAATTTGAAAGACAGACAAGAGATAAAAGAAATAAATTGAATGAAATGGAAAGGAGGCTTCTCCATAAGGAGGAAACTCTGGAGAAAAAATCATTTGTGCTTGAATCGAGAGAAAGAGAGATTTCAAAAAGAGAAAGAGAGCTATATTCAAAGGAAAGAAGCATTGAAGATCAGAAGAAAAGATATGATGAATTAATCTCCCAGGAAATTAAAGAGCTGGAAAAAATTTCAGGTTTAACCCAGGAGGAAGCAAAAAAGCTTCTTATCTCAAAAATTGAGAGTGATGCCAGACATGAAGCCTCTCAAATCATAAAAAGTATAGAAGAAGAAATAAAAGAGACAGCAAATCTTCAGGCTAAGAAAATACTTTCCCTTGCGATTCAGAAAACTGCATCTGAACATGTAGTAGAAAGTACGATTACAATTGTAGATTTACCATCAGATGAAATGAAAGGTAGGATAATAGGAAGGGAAGGAAGAAATATCCGTGCTCTTGAGATGTGCACGGGTGTGGACTTAATCGTTGACGACACTCCAGAGTCAGTGACAATTTCCAGTTTTGATCCAATAAGAAGGGAGATAGCAAGAATATCTCTTGATAGGCTAATTTTAGACGGAAGAATACATCCCGCAAGAATAGAGGAAGTCGTTGAAAAAGTAAAAGAGGAATTTGAAGAAAAAATCAAACAGGAAGGGGAAACTGTGATACTTGAGTTTGGATTAAAGGATATTCATCCAGAGCTCGTTAAATTATTGGGAAAACTTAAATATAGAACAAGTTATGGGCAGAATGTTCTGAATCATTCAAAAGAAGTTGCTTACTTAAGTGCTTTTATGGCGGCTGAACTCAGAGCCAATTCTCAGATTGCACTCCGTGCAGGCCTTCTCCACGATATAGGAAAAGCTATTGACAGGGAGATAGAAGGAACTCATACTGAATTAAGCGTTGAGCTTGCGAAAAAATATGGAGAAAATGAAGAGATAGTAAAAGCCATTGCTTCCCATCACCAAGAAGTAGAATTTCCATCTATCGAGGCCGTGTTAGTTCAGGCCGCTGATAGTCTGTCAGCAGCGAGGCCGGGAGCAAGAAGAGAGTTACTGGAAAATTACATAAAAAGACTCGAAAAATTGGAGGAAATAGGCAAATCATTTGATGGAGTTTCTAAGTGTTATGCCCTACAGGCAGGAAGAGAAGTGAGAATAATCGTGGAGAGTCAAAGAGTAAATGATGAGGGAGCGATATTTCTCTCAAGAGAAATAGCAAAAAGAATTAAATCAGAGTTAGAATTTCCAGGGCAGATAAAAGTAACCGTGATAAGAGAAATGAGGGCTGTTGAATATGCAAGATAA
- a CDS encoding cell division protein ZapA, whose protein sequence is MNDKIINLEIGGNQFSIKLKDYSEEEIREIAEYLDSKMKQVELNSGLIEPYKLAILTALHITDELFQHKKKLVKYDEAFRRIEKWLESLEEKQN, encoded by the coding sequence TTGAATGACAAAATAATAAATTTAGAAATTGGAGGAAATCAATTTTCTATAAAACTAAAGGATTATTCGGAGGAAGAGATAAGAGAAATAGCAGAATATTTAGATTCTAAAATGAAACAAGTCGAATTAAATTCTGGGCTGATTGAGCCGTATAAATTAGCAATTCTAACCGCTTTACACATTACAGATGAACTTTTTCAACATAAAAAAAAGTTAGTTAAATATGATGAGGCTTTTAGAAGGATTGAAAAGTGGTTAGAGAGTTTGGAGGAAAAACAGAATTAA
- a CDS encoding cell division protein ZapB, whose protein sequence is MTIEQDNIKMLEGKVINLIESLKKLKEENEKLKEEIKNLKEDRELIKSKIEYILNKIEEIEI, encoded by the coding sequence TTGACAATAGAGCAAGACAACATTAAAATGTTAGAAGGAAAAGTAATAAATTTAATTGAAAGTTTAAAAAAACTTAAGGAGGAAAATGAAAAATTGAAAGAAGAAATAAAAAATTTGAAAGAGGACAGAGAATTAATTAAATCCAAGATCGAATATATTTTAAATAAAATTGAGGAAATTGAAATTTGA